From the Chloroflexota bacterium genome, one window contains:
- a CDS encoding ABC transporter ATP-binding protein gives MIRTQALTKQYGSLTAVSELDLHVRQGEIYGFLGPNGAGKTTTILMLLGIVQPTSGQVYLFSEELQKDYFSIKRRLGVMGERQYLYDDVTAHEYLSLFAELYEVKEKETKIAILLEALDLYDYRNILARDYSRGMQQKLGLARALLHDPDLLILDEPVSGLDPHGIKEVRELIQEENRRGKTIFISSHILSEIEKTADRVGIINHGKLVAQDSMENIRRKLRRDIELEIELEMSSPEIASALRSLPFVKEVVGQDNKLAVRSEETEDFRPQIFQSIASRGGVILDMRTKEMTLEDAFITITDQNISLLTG, from the coding sequence GAGCTGGATCTGCATGTCCGGCAAGGGGAGATCTATGGCTTCCTGGGGCCGAATGGGGCAGGGAAGACGACGACGATCCTTATGCTGCTAGGCATTGTGCAGCCTACCAGTGGCCAGGTGTACCTCTTTAGTGAAGAGCTGCAAAAGGACTATTTCAGCATCAAGCGCCGCCTTGGGGTCATGGGTGAACGGCAATATCTCTATGACGATGTGACGGCCCACGAATATCTCTCCCTTTTTGCGGAGCTTTATGAGGTCAAGGAGAAGGAGACTAAAATTGCTATCCTCCTTGAAGCACTCGATCTTTACGATTATCGGAATATCCTGGCGCGTGATTACTCCCGGGGCATGCAACAGAAGTTGGGGTTGGCCAGGGCTCTGCTGCACGATCCGGACCTGTTGATCTTGGATGAACCGGTATCTGGACTTGACCCCCATGGCATCAAAGAAGTCAGGGAATTGATTCAGGAGGAGAATCGGCGGGGAAAGACCATCTTCATCTCTTCCCATATCCTGTCTGAGATCGAGAAGACAGCTGATCGTGTGGGCATCATCAATCATGGTAAATTGGTCGCTCAAGATAGCATGGAGAATATCAGGCGAAAGTTGAGGAGGGATATCGAACTAGAGATAGAGTTGGAAATGTCCAGCCCGGAGATTGCGTCTGCCCTCCGCTCCTTACCTTTTGTCAAAGAAGTAGTTGGTCAAGATAATAAACTGGCCGTGCGGTCGGAAGAGACTGAAGATTTCCGACCCCAAATCTTCCAATCCATCGCTTCCCGAGGGGGGGTTATCCTGGATATGCGGACTAAAGAGATGACTCTGGAAGATGCCTTCATCACCATCACGGACCAGAATATATCATTGTTGACCGGTTGA